In the Triticum aestivum cultivar Chinese Spring chromosome 2B, IWGSC CS RefSeq v2.1, whole genome shotgun sequence genome, TTGCTTTGTTTCGTTTAGTCTACCAATGGTTCTAAAATACcccctccgtcccgtaatataagagtgtttttgactctacactagtgtaaaaaacgctcttatgttgtgatactacactagtgtaaaaaacattTTTATCGTGATACTACACTAGTGgaaaaaaacgctcttatattgtaCGGAGGAAGTATTTTATAGCGGGCCCTATAAGACTGTAGCGGGCCAAAAAACAGCCGCCCTGATTACCGTCAGATGTGCAGCCTGGCCTGTCTGGCCCTCTCATGTTTTTCTTCTGCTTTCACTCCCTCCTAGCAAAGCTTGTGCGGCACATGGTTCCTGAGAACATATCCTATGCACATCCAATGCACCAGCAAGTTTTGGGCCAATAGATGAAAAAGGAATGGCCCAGATTTGATCACGGATTAGACTATAGCATTTTTGCTGAGGCAACCTTTGACTTTATAAAAATCAACCCGCACTCCACATGTCTCGCTCCTATAAACATGTACATTCAGATTTTTCTCGTCTCAAACACAAAAAAGTGATATATTTTAAATAGAATGTATGATTTTGGATTGGTTCTGACTGTGGTGTTTCTCTTGCCGAGACCTTTGAAACGATATCAATGTTGAAtatattttggaaaaaaaatatttttgttgCTTTTTAAACTGTACTCAAAACTTGATGTATGGTCAAAGATCTCACTAAAACAAAGATGTCGGTCAAAACAATTCCAAAGTAAGACACCTTATTCCAAATATATTAGCCGGTTTATTTGGAcagaaaataaataagcaaacaactttATTGATGAAAGGTCGAGAATGTGAGATATGGAGTGAGGGTTGCTTTTTGAACAATAGAAGGACTGTTTTGCAAATGTACCAACCATCCATCTCTCTAGCCAGCTCATCTTCCTCTATTTTCTATCCAATGGCTCATCTAGCATCGGTGCATTGGGTGCATGAGTTAGGCAGGTGCACTGGATACGTCCTCCATGGTTCCTCCCATCTTGTGGTTCGTGTGTTCCCGCTGCAGCAGCCCTCTTGTGGCAGCCATTGCTGCAACATCATGTATCCAACTCGGTGCGATTGTAGCAAAAAATGTGCTGATGCCCTCAGGTGCCTGCTTGTAGTGGCGCCGAGTGCTTCGTCCCGAGGGTCGGCATTATACCCAATAGCATGGTGGTCCTCGCAGTATCGGCTCACAGCATGACGACGCCCACACAACGCTGGCTTGCTGCAACGTCACCAATCACGACACCCCCGACGACCTCGCAGTAGCGATTCCAACATCATTGGACACCCTCGCAGCAGCCAGCAACGGAAGCATGCTCGAAGCATAGCAACATCACCGGATGGCGCCTCTCACAGCAACACCGCCATCCACCATAGTAGTGGTCGTAACACCATTGCCCTGTTTTGCAGCGGCGGCCACTCGCTCTATCCTCGAGATCGCTTGGGGAGGTGCATGATGCTAGTTGGGCATGGTAGCTCGTCGCGGCCCATGTAGCTCCTGGCGGCCTACAGCAACGGCCCTGCCCAGGTCTTGTAGTAATCTATGCTTCACAACTCAACTTCGGCAGCAACAACGATCCGCTCCCCTGCCTTGCAGCAATCGGTGCTACGTTGCGCAGCCGATGGTCTGAAGGTGGTGGGAGGAGAGCGGAAGAATAGGGATAAACGGTGGAGAGGTGGAGAAGACGATCGGTAATGATGGGAGCACATGGCTTTGTAGGAACACTTGTTGAAGCCAAATGCACGCGACTGAAAACTGCGCGTTATCAGCCAGCTGTAGTCAAGTATAAAAAAAGTATTTTTCACTTTTTTCGGTCCACCGCTCTCACAAAGACTCCACGTGAATCCGTGCCATCACTGCGCCATCCTTATTTTAATTTTGATGTTGAATTCAAAAGCCACATCTTTCTTTAAAAATATTCAAAACTGAATCATTTGCACATCATGCATCGTTTTTTGCATGCAATTTCCTAATATATGTTACACAAAGAAATCACACAAACTAGACCGAGGGCAATGGAATCATTTTTCTGTTATAGACGCTCGAAAACAAGGGGCAGATAATTTCGGATTTGGAAACCACGCGAGGACAAACGTTATAGACGCCTGGTACTTTCCTTTTTGAGGGGTCTGCTCATCCGCGCTAGCGAGCAAACATGCATTCGCTGTCACGTCCATGAATGAATACTTTCTAGGTTGGTTGTTTTGAAATTGAATGCCCccgcaattttttaaaaaaaatcgaatGAATAATTAGTTTATAGGCATCTTTCATATGATGAACTTCTGGTACACAATGCATCCCTTTCACACCATAGCATTTCACGGTCCTGTGATCAAAGTATATTCTGTAACAGCATAAGCAACGCTGGGTTGCCATAAATCTCAGAGAAGGAAACAGATGTCTGCAATGAATAATGTTGTTCTTCTGCACACTCTTATTGAAATGGGAACTGGACTAGCCGCAAGGCGGCACTTGTCTGAACACACGGCAATGGAATCATCTCCTCTGCAACAGGTGCATCAGTGGGCAAAGGATCTGCATCTGGTTTGAACATTTGGAAGCCTGCAAACAAGGCGCCAGATATGAGATTCTTAGAAACATACGTAACTGGTCACACACATTCTAGCTACCAGGGAACTATGATACGTACCTCGACTACAAAGCGAGCCCAGAGCTGGCCAGAACGATGCTCCAGCTCCCCCTTCAGTATGCTGACCTCAAGGCCCTTGAACAGATGCGCAGCATCGAAAAAGACGTCATACTCCTTGCATAATATCTGGGCACAAAATGATTTCTATGGTTCAGGTAACATGGACACGGTTACAAATGCAATGATGAAAACTAGTGCCTGCGGCGTTATATAGTGACCTCAATGAGAAGATGACCAGGTTCCTCGAGCTCTTCCACTCTCAGCGGGCAGTTTTCCAGTTTCTTCTTGGCCTCGTTACCGAACTTCTCATTTCTTGTTTTGTTCTGAAGCTGCTTCAGTGACATGGTATGCACTTGTTATTCGGCCACCACACTATCTCTTAAAAACTTGCATGTGGAAAAGTGTGGTGCAAAAAAACAGGCAATAGCACATTGTGGTTTATAGATTAAGAAAATGAATAATTACTATCTCAGGAAATGAAGACAGGATACTGCACGCTTGTTTAAATATAGTAGCATACAGATCCAAGTCCAAGAAAAAAGGTTTAAATTCTCAAACTAGTCCTAACGGGTTCCACTCTAATGTTTTTGTTCTAAAATTTCTAAGTTGGAAAGACAAATGGTCAGATCTTTAGGTAGCCTTAGCTGGGAAGTCACATAGTCCTATGATGAGAATTCACTATGCTATGAAAACGAATTCGATGAGCATTATAATTCACATCACACGATTTCTGCAAATCGTTGGTTTCTGAATTTTCAGTATCACACATAAATTTGAAGAAGCCCACCTTCTCAGCTTTCTCGGATACACTTTGGAGGAACAACATTTGTGTTATTGTTTTGTCCAGGAGAGCATCAATGCTGCACTGTTTTTCGCAACAAGATACAATCAATGCACTTTTTGTTTGCAAACAAACACAATTGAAAAGAAGGAGATACATCAACTATTAGAACTCAGAAGCCAGACCTTTGATGCATTTGGAATGAGCTCCCTCAACTCCTTCATCCTGTCTTGAATCAGTTGTCTGTCTCTCGGTCTTGGTCTGTGCAGTTCTTTTTTTCCGCCTTCATGCTTTATTTCAACTGAAATTTCCATGTGCATGTCTTGAATTGTATGACCCACGCATTCTTCAGTCATGGTCCTGTTGATTCCCTTCGGGAGCGAAACAGTCATTTTGGAAGTCATGAAGCCTTCTTTGACTGAGGCAGGTGAAAATTCTCGACCACCAAAGGGATCTGGGATTGCCGATTCCTCCAACCTCAGTGCATGATCTTCTCTCTGTATTTGTGTTCCGCATGAAGTCGAAGAATCCAACCTCAGTGGATGATCTTCTCTCTGTATTTGTGTTTCGCTTGAAGTCGAAGAATCAGTCGAGTGATACGAGCAACTGTTTGGGATATTGCCAACCTGGTTGGTTATAGCATCCACTAAGAATTCAGCATAATCATTGGCCTCGAGGTGTGAGTAAGAATATGCTTTATTTCCATTCGCTTGAAGGAGAGAGTGGCTTGTAGACTCTTGTTGTTTCAATCTACCATGCCACATGAAGCTCTCAAGATCTTCCCTGGGAATTGCCTCAAGATCTTTGTGCATCTTTGAGTGAATTGAAGAGTTTGAAGTTACAACATCATCATTTAAAACTACAGTGCTGCCACATGTGTGCTCCTGATATTCTTGTGCCATATATGCCAGGATAAAATCATCAATATTATTATAATCTGCATCTTGTATGTTAATTACTGATGTGCAACTCAGTTTGCTGTTGGAATTGATCAACTTATCCATAAATGAGAGGTTTGTCATCTCCGGGTCAACCAGTGTCTTGCAGTGAGTGAGTTCAGATGGTGCTTCATGAACATTGGTCCACAGATCACTCTCATTGGCATCGAAGGTTTCATCTGAGCAAGTTGTTAGACCAATATCGTACGCTCCTGTAATGACATCTTCTAACATTGGAAACTCGGACGGAGTGAAGGGATGTGGTAGACTAAGGTGTTCAATGGTAAATAGCTGAGCAGAATTGTTGATCACATCAAATAAGTCATCGGCCAGAACATCTGCGGGATCCACCGATATATCTGCAGTAGGTTTTTTCAAAGAATTTGAGTAGCAGAACCCTGTGGCTGAAGGATTATGAGGAATTGAGGGGTTGTAAATCTTATAGAACAGGTCCTTCATGTGTGTCGCCAGTGCTGAACTTTCCAAAACCTGAGGCTTGAGAATTTTTTACACTGATTAGTCACAAGTAAGAGACAGAGACCTTGTGAAGGAAGAGCCTCAATATATTCTATGTGAAGATTGTTGCACATCAAGTCTGAGCAATTGATGTTGTTTTTGCACACAATATGCTGATTATGCAGCAATAGTGTGAGTTCCCTAAACAATGCTGCTGAGGAGGTACAGAACCAGCTTGGTTTCATTCTAGAAATGGAACTAGAACTGGAACCCGCAAAAGTCTCTAAATCATTTGATTCTCTTACTTAAATATGATAAATGCACTAATGCATTTAGGAAACATGTGGGTACAATAATAACGACTGAACATACCATACATAAAGATCCCAGGTGAAGAACCCCATAAGGAATCACTGGTACAAGTAGAACTGTCTACATATAAGAAATAAGAATTGCCACGTTAGCCATGCAAGTCTGCATTTGCTGGTTGAACACAAACATACATTGTTGGAGAGGACAACTGAAGTGAAAATAAGTGGGTCTTACTTTGATTCCTGCTGCAAACTGAAATTGCCAGTCTTCGTGATACTGAAAAAAGTAAAGTTTGTGAAATCACTTGAAGTGCTATGCAAGTTCCAGAGAGTTGTGGTGTGGAACAAAAAGCGTAAATTTAGCTCACCTTGTACACCAAAGTTGAAGGAAGATCACTGGAAGAAATCCAGCAATATTGTCCCATAATGGCCACTTTACCAATAATTCTGTTGAAGTTGAAATTATTAGAGAATCAAACAGTTTATGTGACGTTGATTATAAGAAGTTGAACAACGCGCAATCATGCTTACTCTTCTCCAAGAGAATACGAATGACTAGACATGCGCAGTAATGCTGCCTCGATGGGGCAAAATGGATAGCTTTGATATTGGCCATCGTTAGACCAAGTAGGTGTCATTATCTGGTTGTCACTATCAGCTGGGTCCCCGTGATGATCTCTCGTGTTTTTGGTCATCTTGTCGACGTAGCCATCCTCCCAAGTCAAGATGCTGAAAGTTAATTTACAAATGATGCAACTGAAAGAGTGATAGTGATTAACGACAAATAAGACTAACAGTTGCAAATTTTAGATGGTATATACTTTATATGATAAGAATATTTTTAGTCCTGTTACATTTGACGCACCAAGTTGGTTCAGTACTACTGTCCTACAGATAAGCAAAAAATCAAGAGAACAAACAGTAGGACTTACCCGTGCTTCTCGCTTTTGATTGACCAAAATACTGCATACTTCCATAGACCATCAGAACACAAGCCTCGCAGCGATTCTGTGTTGAACCCCATGTGCTCACAGCTCAAACCTCATGCAACAAACACAGCAAAGAGAAGTTGCAGACCGGGAGCAAGCTGCCAGAAAATACAGAGGGGCTAGCTGCAACGGTAAGATGCTCGGCCTGCTTGCTTCCACCGTAGACAAGCTCGTCGTTTGATCAATTTGTGAGAGAAATCTAGAAGCACAACTCCCATAACTCTGCCTCCCTCACTACTCCCTTGCAGTGCAGGCCTTCCCTTTGAAGCACTTCCGAGATTAAAAGTAGGACCCACAAGAATTGCAACCACGGCAGGCAGATATCTTGGAGGTTCTGCAGGTTACTGCCATCCAAAAAACTCAGTGCCCGGGCTTATGTTCAAGCGGCAACATCTTGATGGCAGCTTGTAAAGACCTGAACACAAGAACATGAGGTTTCCCACTTGAGAGTCTGCTGCAGGTTTTTGGTTCAGAAATCATGAATAATTACTTCGAGAAACGTAGGAGAAATATAAGAGTGAAGAAATGTCCGTTGGGAAAATAGATGATCCGCTTATGCTCTCTAACTAGTACATATCTAAGCATGTGGGTCATGAGATATGGAAGCTAACCAAGTTCGTACTTCTTACAGTTAATTGGCATGTCCCCTAAAGACAAAGGAATGGAGAAAAAAAAAGAGGGGGAGGCTTCACCAAGAAGAACGCT is a window encoding:
- the LOC123045166 gene encoding transcription factor EMB1444 isoform X2; this translates as MGFNTESLRGLCSDGLWKYAVFWSIKSEKHGILTWEDGYVDKMTKNTRDHHGDPADSDNQIMTPTWSNDGQYQSYPFCPIEAALLRMSSHSYSLGEEIIGKVAIMGQYCWISSSDLPSTLVYKYHEDWQFQFAAGIKTVLLVPVIPYGVLHLGSLCMVLESSALATHMKDLFYKIYNPSIPHNPSATGFCYSNSLKKPTADISVDPADVLADDLFDVINNSAQLFTIEHLSLPHPFTPSEFPMLEDVITGAYDIGLTTCSDETFDANESDLWTNVHEAPSELTHCKTLVDPEMTNLSFMDKLINSNSKLSCTSVINIQDADYNNIDDFILAYMAQEYQEHTCGSTVVLNDDVVTSNSSIHSKMHKDLEAIPREDLESFMWHGRLKQQESTSHSLLQANGNKAYSYSHLEANDYAEFLVDAITNQVGNIPNSCSYHSTDSSTSSETQIQREDHPLRLDSSTSCGTQIQREDHALRLEESAIPDPFGGREFSPASVKEGFMTSKMTVSLPKGINRTMTEECVGHTIQDMHMEISVEIKHEGGKKELHRPRPRDRQLIQDRMKELRELIPNASKCSIDALLDKTITQMLFLQSVSEKAEKLQNKTRNEKFGNEAKKKLENCPLRVEELEEPGHLLIEILCKEYDVFFDAAHLFKGLEVSILKGELEHRSGQLWARFVVEASKCSNQMQILCPLMHLLQRR
- the LOC123045166 gene encoding transcription factor EMB1444 isoform X1, which codes for MGFNTESLRGLCSDGLWKYAVFWSIKSEKHGILTWEDGYVDKMTKNTRDHHGDPADSDNQIMTPTWSNDGQYQSYPFCPIEAALLRMSSHSYSLGEEIIGKVAIMGQYCWISSSDLPSTLVYKYHEDWQFQFAAGIKTVLLVPVIPYGVLHLGSLCMPQVLESSALATHMKDLFYKIYNPSIPHNPSATGFCYSNSLKKPTADISVDPADVLADDLFDVINNSAQLFTIEHLSLPHPFTPSEFPMLEDVITGAYDIGLTTCSDETFDANESDLWTNVHEAPSELTHCKTLVDPEMTNLSFMDKLINSNSKLSCTSVINIQDADYNNIDDFILAYMAQEYQEHTCGSTVVLNDDVVTSNSSIHSKMHKDLEAIPREDLESFMWHGRLKQQESTSHSLLQANGNKAYSYSHLEANDYAEFLVDAITNQVGNIPNSCSYHSTDSSTSSETQIQREDHPLRLDSSTSCGTQIQREDHALRLEESAIPDPFGGREFSPASVKEGFMTSKMTVSLPKGINRTMTEECVGHTIQDMHMEISVEIKHEGGKKELHRPRPRDRQLIQDRMKELRELIPNASKCSIDALLDKTITQMLFLQSVSEKAEKLQNKTRNEKFGNEAKKKLENCPLRVEELEEPGHLLIEILCKEYDVFFDAAHLFKGLEVSILKGELEHRSGQLWARFVVEASKCSNQMQILCPLMHLLQRR